One genomic segment of Tiliqua scincoides isolate rTilSci1 chromosome 6, rTilSci1.hap2, whole genome shotgun sequence includes these proteins:
- the SPCS3 gene encoding signal peptidase complex subunit 3: MNTVLTRANSLFAFSLSVMAALTFGCFITTAFKERSVPVSIAVSRVMLKNVDDFTGPGERSDLGIITFDVTADLHSIFDWNVKQLFLYLSAEYSTKNNALNQVVLWDKIILRGDNPKLLLKDMKSKYFFFDDGNGLRGNRNITLTLSWNVVPNAGILPLVTGAGHVSVPFPDTYKTAKSY, encoded by the exons ATGAACACGGTGCTGACTCGCGCCAACTCGCTCTTCGCCTTCTCGCTGAGCGTGATGGCGGCGCTGACCTTCGGCTGCTTCATCACCACCGCCTTCAAGGAGCGCTCCGTCCCCGTCAGCATCGCCGTCTCCCGCGTCATGCT AAAAAACGTAGATGATTTCACTGGACCTGGAGAAAGAAGCGACCTTGGGATAATTACATTTGATGTTACTGCAG ATCTGCATAGTATATTTGATTGGAACGTGAAACAGTTGTTTCTGTATTTATCAGCAGAATACTCCACGAAGAACAAT GCTTTGAACCAAGTGGTCCTATGGGATAAAATCATTTTGAGAGGAGATAATCCAAAGCTGCTGCTGAAAGATATGAAATCGAAATACTTTTTCTTTGATGATGGAAATGGTCTCAG GGGCAACAGAAACATCACTTTGACTCTGTCGTGGAATGTCGTACCAAATGCAGGCATCCTACCTCTCGTGACAGGAGCAGGGCATGTATCTGTCCCATTCCCGGATACTTACAAAACGGCAAAAAGCTATTAA